Proteins from a genomic interval of Oncorhynchus mykiss isolate Arlee chromosome 21, USDA_OmykA_1.1, whole genome shotgun sequence:
- the LOC110501029 gene encoding protein mono-ADP-ribosyltransferase PARP12-like: MDTTALIYKVLCAHNGSFELGELRANISTIEDDLESVLGNQEMFTCAVSKGNKLIVAKTKMRLCRAKGCSGCSNLHLCKFYLCGTCPSNERQGCRLCHELTSEHNIRVRREHHLEELDRKELFTLLLQNDNALLPPVCFTYNKGSGEYGYCPDKEKCRRLHVCERYITGTCAAEVDCDRSHDFYEPHPLNILQQRGVPNELVASMLSTYRNIQAIRDTIDDSDNPRCKKDSGNRLQKSKALPNHWDKSSVPETGFKRVAVQSSSAEHKNILDLFHQTMTGFSVTTIERVQNRILWEVFSWQGDVMRKTNAGKENEKQLFHGTDSKHVDAICLQNIDWRMGGTQGTPYGQGSYFSKDAKFSHSYTSHSEVRSMFVCRVLVGNYTQGHTSYLCPPSKDGSHTISYDSCVDDIYNPTVFVVVGKHQVYPEYLIQYREGSRPGTYVPPPNFVQNQSHHNMHWTSIPVMLRSPATPVLPNNARFRSPCPTGPAFAQPTLSTQPLFSHYSNPPRPPSNPSVSNPSRQRTPRPTLTHASAQFGSLNSLTHPSFQPGLMTYVPHPPPWVGSMTSIPRAPPPRTRSQFAKMKAKSTSMASLDNL, translated from the exons ATGGATACAACAGCTCTGATCTACAAGGTCCTCTGTGCCCATAATGGGTCCTTTGAGCTGGGAGAATTGCGTGCCAACATTAGCACCATAGAAGATGACCTGGAAAGTGTGTTAGGGAATCAGGAGATGTTTACCTGTGCTGTCTCTAAGGGAAACAAACTGATAGTTGCCAAGACGAAGATGAGGTTATGCAGAGCTAAAGGATGTAGTGGCTGCAGCAATTTACACCTGTGTAAGTTCTACCTGTGTGGAACATGTCCATCCAATGAGAG ACAAGGATGCCGTCTCTGCCATGAGCTGACGTCAGAGCACAACATCAGAGTCCGGAGAGAGCACCACCTGGAAGAACTGGACAGGAAGGAGCTGTTTACATTACTGCTGCAGAATGACAACGCCCTTTTACCCCCA GTTTGCTTCACATACAACAAAGGTAGTGGAGAGTACGGATACTGTCCTGACAAGGAGAAATGCAGAAGACTCCACGTCTGTGAGCGCTACATTACAGGAACCTGTGCTGCAGAGGTGGACTGTGACAGGTCTCACGACTTCTACGAGCCCCACCCGCTCAACATCCTGCAGCAGAGGGGAGTACCTAATGAACTGGTGGCATCCATGTTGTCCACCTACCGCAACATCCAGGCAATCAGGGATACAATTGATGATAGTGACAACCCACGTTG CAAAAAAGACTCTGGTAACCGCCTGCAGAAATCCAAAGCTTTACCAAATCACTGGGATAAATCTTCAGTGCCTGAAACTGGATTCAAG AGGGTTGCTGTGCAGAGTTCCTCAGCTGAGCACAAGAATATTCTGGATCTTTTCCACCAAACTATGACTGGCTTCAGTGTGACGACTATTGAGAGGGTGCAGAATCGGATCCTGTGGGAGGTCTTTTCGTG GCAAGGAGATGTGATGAGAAAGACAAACGCAGGGAAGGAGAATGAGAAGCAGCTCTTCCATGGAACAGACTCTAAACACGTGGATGCTATATGCCTGCAGAACATAGACTGGAGGATGGGTGGAACACAAGGAACGCCCTATGGACAAG GAAGCTACTTCTCCAAGGATGCCAAGTTCTCCCACAGCTACACCAGCCATTCAGAAGTCAGGTCCATGTTTGTTTGTCGTGTGCTGGTGGGAAACTACACACAAGGACACACCAGCTACCTCTGCCCCCCCTCAAAAGATGGAAGTCACACCATCTCCtatgacagctgtgtggatgATATCTACAACCCCACTGTATTTGTGGTGGTCGGGAAGCATCAGGTTTACCCAGAGTACCTTATTCAGTACAGGGAAGGGTCCAGGCCTGGGACCTATGTTCCACCACCTAACTTTGTCCAGAACCAGAGCCACCACAACATGCACTGGACATCTATTCCAGTCATGCTACGCTCACCAGCCACCCCTGTGCTGCCCAACAATGCAAGGTTCAGATCTCCTTGCCCAACAGGACCTGCCTTTGCCCAGCCCACACTCAGTACCCAGCCACTATTTTCACACTACTCAAACCCACCCAGGCCTCCCTCCAATCCCTCTGTTTCAAACCCTTCAAGACAGAGAACCCCCAGACCTACCTTGACACATGCTTCTGCACAGTTTGGCTCCCTTAACTCCTTGACACATCCATCGTTTCAGCCAGGCCTGATGACTTACGTCCCTCATCCACCACCCTGGGTCGGCTCTATGACCTCCATTCCACGCGCACCTCCACCCAGGACAAGATCACAGTTTGCTAAAATGAAAGCAAAAAGTACATCAATGGCATCACTAGATAATCTATAA